TTCCTCCCTGGAGGCCTTTTTTGAGTATCAGCTTATTGAAATAATCACCAGCCCACAGGTGTATTTCAGTCAATTCTTCTCTTGAATGTGCTTTGCGACGTCTGGCTGCATATTTATAACCAAAGGCTGTAAAAGCGGTTATTTTTGTTTTTGGAATGCCATATGGTACCCGGCCCTTTAATCTCTGTAACCCCTTTGGCAGTATGGAAGATGGAAAATAGTGCAGTAGAGCCGGCCAGTTTTTGACTGCACAGATATCGGTATACAAATGACCTAACAAGTCAACTTGTTGAAGGATGCGGGGAACAGCATAGTGCATACGGGCACCTAACTGGGTAAAAATGACAGGTTGTTTATCAGGCAACATATGTTTTCAGTACGTCAGTTTATTTTATTGATTGTATTTGGGTGTTTTAGGCCACTCCTGTTGGTGAAAAAAGTGGTTTTTTTTAAAAGGTTATTTGCAATCCATATAAGTAAAAAGGCGTACAAAACAGGGCGTGTTTGAGCTCTGATACCACTGTGCAGACCAACTCCAATGGATATCATACATAAAAGAACTGCAAATTCTCCTGCTAGACTGGGGTTACGGATAGCATAACGGGAGAAATATCCATAGGAAACTCCTAATAAAAATACAGGAAAAAGGCCAAAATATGAAAAAGCATAAAATATATCCGAGAGAGCTGGGGCAGTCAGGCCTGTATGACCAAATGTTTTCATGTAAGAGGCAAGGTCTTCACCAATTTTTCCAGGGTCAAGTAAACCGCTTGGTATTGGATTGATGTGTAAGATGAAATGGAGGAGTGTTTGTAATGGGTTTTGCAAGGAAACATGGCGCATTGTTTTTTCTTCAACACGACGTGAGAATGGAGCCGAAGCATCAACAGGGTTTAATTCAGGAGAGAGTAATCCAAAGATTTTTTCTTTTGGATCATTCTTTGTGTTGTCACTGGAGAAGAGTGCCTCGACATAATTTTTTATACCTGGGTGATAAAATCCCCTCTGGTTCAGTCCGACAGAGCCTAAATGATAACCAATAAGGAGAAGGAAAGTTATTATGAAATAATATTTGATGCTTTTTTTTGAATACTTTAACAATAAAAATGCGAAAACAAAAAGTGTAAACCCTGTGGCTCTGCTGAATTTATGCATCATTGGTAACATTCCAACCAGCAACCCTAACCACCCGAACAATTTTCTATTAAGCGCAGATCTGTTTCCTATAATATAGATTGAGGAGAGTAAAACCAAAAGAAACTGGAGAGGAAATATCAAAACGTTTAATGTACGTTGGAAACGAACCCTGGCTGTATGTTCAGCCCACTGACCCACTCCTCTGGAGTAGGATGCATTCCAGAAATCTGAAAAACCACCTGCATTGTAAACTGCCAGAAAGAAAACAACTGCGATAAGATAAATAACCCAGATAGTTTTGATTTTCGGGAGCGTAACTCGTTGAGGGATTTTCTTTCTGATTCGAGAATATTTTGATGTAAAAATTAAACCATATCCTGTTAAAAGTGCATACATGCTTAAAGCAGAAAAGAGTAAAGCCTGATCAAGATATTTGGGTGAAAGAAGAAACGATTCCCATGGTGCCCCTTGGATATAGGCGCATAGTGGAGAGAAGTGGTAGCCAATCCAGAGAAAAAATACACTTAAAAATCTCAGTGATAACAGTTCAGAAATACCATACTTATAACTCAAACCGAAAGCATAGAGTAAAGGTAAAAAACCTGCTAGTAAAAACCATGGAGTTTGTGCTGTTGGCCACACCGGTTTCAACCTCGGGTAAGATGAGAGGGAAATAAAATCACAATAGCCATTTTATGTTATTTCTTTGATAATTTCTTTATTAAATTTATCATCTTATGAAAAAGAAAGAGCGCGTCATCGTGTTGCGGAATAAAAGCCGTCAGTCGGGCATTGTGAAAAAAATTAACACAAATGAATAAAAAAACGATCAGAACAATGAATTGAGAAAGTGTAAAACCGATTGCGATACCTGTGAGCCCCCAGAAATGTGCTCCGATACCACCAGCCAACAGGATTGTTATAATTCCTGCAGTCTTTGCTGCTATTCCGAACAGTGGTTTTCCGTGACCAAGCAAAGATTGTTCAATGATATTTGATAGTCCAGCACAGACGATGCCAAACA
The DNA window shown above is from Desulfomarina profundi and carries:
- a CDS encoding polysaccharide biosynthesis protein, producing the protein MIALLFIPLLPFLIPLVYGNKFNNAAPVALILLFGIVCAGLSNIIEQSLLGHGKPLFGIAAKTAGIITILLAGGIGAHFWGLTGIAIGFTLSQFIVLIVFLFICVNFFHNARLTAFIPQHDDALFLFHKMINLIKKLSKK